Below is a window of Pogoniulus pusillus isolate bPogPus1 chromosome 2, bPogPus1.pri, whole genome shotgun sequence DNA.
agggtgcctggcagaagggagctcCCCATCTTGCTCGTTGCCCATCTCTGCTATTGTCCTGCAAATAACAACAGTAACTGTGATGCAGTCAGTGGACTGCAGACAGGAACAAGCATGCTACAGCTGGCTATTGCATCCCCACTCAGTGATACAAAGGTGTCATTGACAGTCTAGCTGAACAGCAGCCTTAGGTTGTATCAGATATTTTAATTAGGGAACTGCTTCCCATTTAGCATCGGAGTTAGTTTACTTCCACTGGGCTGTGCTTTAAATCATCTTGGGGCATCTTTGGTAAGAAACTGATCTTGAAGGGCAGGTGCCCTAACTCAGCAGGGATGCCATTCTCTTAGTGGCAAAGATCAATAAATGAGGTTTATTCAAGGCTGCAGCATGCTACATTTGTGTCCAAGCACAGGTCTCCTCTGCCTTCAGGTGACTCTGCAGTGTCCTAGCCACAGTGCTTCACACTGACCTTGGGTGGGTTGACTGTGCCGTGAAGAATTAGCTTTAGGAGGGAGAGTTTTAAGCAGACAACACATTGCCCATGGGTGCAGAAAAAGCATGAACACAATAAATGCAGGTGGTGGTGGGAGATGGGGGGTCATGCTCCACAGAGAAACAGAAGTGCAAAAAGCTGTTGCCCAATCAGACACTATTTCCAGGCATCTGTTAGGCAGAGACCGTGGCATCTGTGTAGGTAAAATGTGGTTATGGTGAAAGAGagattttcttcttgtttcttgGGGCTATTTCAGTGTTTGGCAGCAGCGCAAAAGCAGTCAGCAGCCGGTGGCAGGGCCCAAGCTGCCGTCCCGCCAAGGGCTGtgcagcagggacacatcctACTCCAGAGCTCTGACAGTCAGAGCATGACTGAAACAATCACACCAAAACCCGCAGAAAAGATTCTGAGGCTTCTTGCTTTTTAACGATCCTGCTGACTTCAAAGGCCATTTAATTCTGTCATCCTTTTTAGTCACAATAACTGGAGACAGCAAAGCTGTTTATCTCCAAGCATTTCCAACATCTCTCTACATGTTCGGTGGCAGTTACAGGGCAGAGAAAACACACAACAAGAAAATCTGCTTGCAGCAAAATTCACATCCCAGTGGGAGCAAAGAGAGAGCTTTTGAGGTGCTTTAGATTGATTATGAAACGAGTCTGTGGGTGACAACTGCTTTATCACCCTGAACGTTGATTTCTTCCCTTGGCTGAGAGCCAGAGATGCATCTCTCTATTTCAGGATAACATTTTGTGTGTACAGGTGGTGGaaaagggtgggggagtggcaaGGGGCGTAAGAAAGAATTCTCCTCAGGCTGAACAATAGCATTACCTCTAGTACAAATAGTTCTGACCACAAATACGtttgggtggagcactgctttaCTTTTTTACAAAGTAAAGCAATGTGCCTTTGACAACGCATCTGATAaatgggggagaaggggaaaaaagccatCTTTgagacagagctgctttcctttgcaaTAGGGATTTTGCAGCACAGCTAGTTGTGGTTGAAGAGGACTGCatgttgctctccagcctgagctccaccTTGAGGTTGCTCTTCATCTCTTCAAATCCCAGGTGGTCCCTTCACCCTCCTCCCCTGTGTgtttcttttccaagctgactGTCCTTGTCGTTTCTCTTACTCTTTCCCTGTTCTAGCTTTTACTCCCTTTCTTGGCAGTGGAGAGAGCAGAACTGCTGTGTATCGAATATACAGTAATACAGTAGTGTTTTCTGTGTTGTCTGGTATACATTTCCCACTAATTCCTGGACGAAACATCTTACTGGCTGTGATACACAGGGAATATACCGTGCAGGggtgtgtgctctggcagcagcctggcacaggcagcatgACCAAATCAGCCTTGCAGCACACAAAAGTCTTCTGCAGGTCTGGAACAGAAGCAGGATCTTTCAGAAGCATGAGTAACTCTGAGTTTAACAGGACTCTCTTCCTCGCTTAGAGCATGACATAAAGTCTGTGTGATATGTGTGGAGCTGGGAAAAGAGTTCTTAAAGAGAATTCAACACTTCTTTGTCTCTTGTTTTCTCCCAAGAGCACTTCTTCCTTGCATATCTTTAGTCTTTGGGACAATGGGGTGCTTGGTGAGAGGCAAGAAGAGCAGCCATAGAAATAGCATTGTTACcaaattgatttttttctgtatcCAAGACAGTGAATTATAGTTTCAAGGTCCAGCTTTCCATGAGGCACAGGACTGAGGCACATGATTGCTGCATGAGAGATCTTCCCTCCCAGTAGCTCAGGCTGTGTTTGATGTGAACCTGCCAAGGAACACCCAGATGGTATTTTGAGATCAATTTTCTGAGTGGTTTTAACATATTTAAAGCTCATTAAAGTGTACATACAGTTAGGGGGCTAATGCCTGTAGGCAGCTCTTGCCCTGTGTCAAGTTGGTGCTCAGGCACTTTGAATGAGGAGATCCTTCACAATAAAGATTGACTGTCCTAAATGATCACCATGCAGAAGCTCCATCTTCTCAATATTCATTCCCCTTCCCATGCCCTCACTTATGAGCATGTTGAACAACACAGATCCTCAGGGATAACCTGTTCTCATTGTCAACATTATTTACTTCTTCTTACCCTTTGTTTCTCATTGTTAACCATTAATGCAGAAGTGTCCTTCCTCTTTGCACTACTCCTGTGCCAACCCTGAATAGGGTAAAGGACATTTCTGAGAGCCTATGAAAAACACAGCCTGCACTGGGGTCCAGTCACCCCATCAGAGTGGTCACCTTCACTTTGAAAGAACTTGACTGCAAGCAAGACTGTACTCTGCCACAATTAAGTTATCTTGGTTCCCAGTATATCATGAGTTTGCTAATCATGGGCTTTATTATCTCTACCAGTGTGCCAAATACAAAAAACAGATGTCCTGGTGTGTAAATTCCCTGGGTGACCTCCCAAGCCCTTGAAAAATCTGCTTTTTAAGGAGTTTACCATTCCTGAAGGGCAAATTTGCCATTCCTAAAGTCAGGAGTCAGATTTGAGCCGCTGGTGGCACAGTCcatgagcagcctggcagttcCCTCCCCGAGTTTCTCCTgacctccagggctggctggCGTACTGCTTGTGGATTTATTGATCTGCTTAAAACCTCTCCATGACCTCAATATCTAATCTGTTACAGATAGCAGAGTGATACAGGGCAAAATTCATTAACGTTTGTAAACCTTATCAAGATCTTTCATGGGCAAATCCCATCGTATTTTAATACATGTTTTTAAATGTCACGAGTGAGTTCTCATTACTCATTGAAGGAAGAGCTGAAGCAGCTTGTCAGGCCTCAATATTGTTAACAGGCAAAGGTTGCAACTCTCTTCGTTTACCACTTCTAAGATGCTTTCGTTTCAACTCAGactctctgcctttcttctgctCTTGCAAGTCAGAAGCACCCCTGTCTTCTCTAAATGTGGGCTCAGGGTTCCCCAAGGCCCCCTGGCTCTGGGCTTTTCGGACGATACCTGATAGTTCCGTGGAGTGTCTTGAGAGTTGTTGGTTCTTGTTGCTGTAAACATTGACCTGGCTTTATAGCGTGAAATATCAGCATTAAGAACAGCAAAGGGTGCATGAGTCCATCGAGTAGATGTTGGCTCTCACATAGTTGGGAAACCGTTTGCTTTCCAGCCCAGTGTGGTGTTTTGGCCCCCTCCAATGGTGCTTGTGCATTACTGCACATGTGGTGGGTTTGGCAGATGGGTCCTGGGCTACTGGGCTTCTGTTCAAGTGGCATAAGGGGCATTTTTCCCCACGACCACAAATACAGCCTGGGACTCTGTGAGAGCTTCACAGTGAACTTGCATTTCCACTTGTTTTCCTTGACAGGATGTCCAGAGGAGACATGGCCAAACCCCTCCTGGGCCACGGAAGCATGGAGGGTGACTCCAGCGGCACGCCCGCGGCTGGGCGCACCGTTGGGGTGCTGGGGAGCGGGGACTTTGCACGGTCGTTGACCATCCGACTGGTGTGCTCCGGCTTCAAGGTGGTGGTTGGCAGCCGCAACCCGAAGCGAAAAGCCAACCTCTTCCCTTCCGCAGCAGAAGTCACCTTCCAGGCTGAAGCGGTGAAGAAGACAGATGTCATTTTTGTGGCTATTTTCAGGGAACATTACTCCACCCTCTGTGACTTGGCTGACGTGCTGGCAGGCAAGATCCTGGTGGATGTTAGTAACAACACTGAGATCAACCATCACAAAGAATCCAATGCTGAGTACTTGGCTTCCCTCTTCCCAGCCTGCACCGTGGTCAAAGGGTTTAATGTGCTTTCTGCGTGGACACTGCAGTCAGGTGCCAGGGATGGAAATAAGCAGgtattgttttcttctcacaaggGCCAAATCCCAACAGTTTCAGCAGCTGAGGTCTGGCAGTGTCAGCAAATGGCCTTAAGCTCCAGAAGAAGGGAGCATTCAGAGACCACCCCATAGCTTCTGCATTTCTTTGCTAAGAAATTAAGTACTCtgatttacagtatcacagtattattaggattggaagagacctcacagatcatcaagtccaaccctttaccacagagctcaaggctagaccatggcaccaagtgccacgtccaatcctgccttgaacagctccagggacggcgactccaccacctccccgggcagcccattccagtgtccaatgactctctcagtgaagaactttctcctcacctcgagcctaaatttctcctgtcacagcctgaggctgtgtcctcttgttctggtgctggccacctgagagaagagagcaacctccccctggccacaaccacccctcaggtagtttttCACACTCTGTAGTGTTGGAGCTTCTGCCTAAGTGAGGAGTCTTATTTAACTACCTGTTTACCTAAACACAGCCAGTAAAACAAACTGGTGGTGCAAACACGGAAGGAAGCCTGTGCAGGAGTGAGTTCTTTGGCAGCCGTGGTAAATCCCCATCAGGGAGCCTGACAGGAAGCGTGATGCTTAGTGGAATAATGTAGGCTCCTTCTAGCACAGCGTCCCTCCTGTCACACTGCTTCCCGGCAGTCTCACCTCTCTTTGCCCTGTGTGTATCTTTCTGTTCCTTGCAGGTTCTGCTTTGCTCAGATAACCAAGAGGCCAAGCGCATTGTAGCAGAAATTGCTCAAGTCATGGGGTTCTCCCCAGTGGACATGGGATGCATGTCATCAGCCTGCGAGATTGAGAACATTCCCCTGCGCCTCTTGCCAGCCTGGAAAATCCCCATCTTCTTGTCTCTGGGgctctttctttgtttcttcactTACAACCTGATCCGGCAGGTCATCCACCCTTACATCAGGGAGCAGAAGAACAAGTTGTACAAGATCCCCATCGAGGTGGTCAACACAACGCTGCCTTGCGTGGCCTATGTCATGCTGTCCCTTGTCTACCTGCCCGGGGTGGTGGCAGCCTGCTCGCAGCTCTACTACGGCACCAAATACAGGCGCTTTCCAGACTGGCTCGACCAGTGGCTCCAGCACCGAAAGCAGATTGGTCTCCTCAGCTTCTTCTGTGCAGCTTTGCATGCTGTGtacagcctctgcctgcccatgCGCCGCTCCCACCGCTACCAGCTCATTGAGATGGCCGTCAAGCAGGTAATGTGGGTCCTCTTCAGGTCAGCACCTGTAGTAATCTACACACATCCAGATGTCAGATAGCAGGGGTAGTATCTTGGCTTTTGTATTCACAGTGGGAATAAGCTGTTCTCTGTATGAGCACTTCCTCCGTGGGGCAGCCACACATCACGTAGCAGGCATGCACCCATGCACAGTAAAGATCAGTCACTCCAGCAAGGTGTTCTCTGTTCATTTATAGCCAGGGTGAAAACTCCGTTCTATTgctccccaggagcacaggcatgCCTGTGAAAGCAGCCTTTCCCAGCACCTGGCGTTTTTGAGGCTAGGGCAGAGGCAAGAAAACATATTAGGAGGGAATGAATCCCGTGGTGGAGGGAGCAGAGTTACCTTCAACTTTTCTCCCTAGATTTTGGGAGATCTCTGTTTCTCACTCTGACCATATCATAACCCCAGGGCGGGGGTTGTTTTGTGGAATGTGTATCCCCATCTCACTGCCTCCAGGAGTTTTACAAAATGATGGCAAAGAACTTGTCTTAGTCTAAGAGAACAAGGAAATGGAAAATAACTTTGATATTCTTGGCAGTGTTTATCAAGCATGAGATTGCTACCTTCTGGCAACTAAGCCAACTCTCTAACTTGGCAGTGCCATGAGAAAATGgcattctgcccttctgcccctAGCTTCTagttgctctgccctgctccatcctGGGATGGCACAAGCTGAGTGGGGAACTTGATCTGCCTCACAACCAGTCTGCTTTCTATGCTGGGTTATCTTCCCTAGTGCTTCCAAATGcttgtgccagcagagaggaaggaaggggctGTTGAGGCAGATGGGAGCAGGATGGCTGGtatcagcagcagtgcctgttcAAGGCATCCATCAGGCAACATCCCCAGCctctcagctccagcccagagcaggtCCTTCTCACATTGCCACAGTCACACATTAATTTCAGGCAAGCATCCTGTGTTCATTTCCTCTCTATCTCCTGTTTTATTGCAACATCTTTGTTTAGTAAATTAAACCCATTTAATGGGCTAAAAAGGATGGTTCTAAATGTTCCTCCTTGCCATGCAGCATAAAACCCATCATCCCTTCCATTAGCATGAACAATTTCCCCACTAAATGCACTTAAAACAAAGGTTATTAGGAGACTACTGTATAGTCAAGCATCtgtatttgctttcttggcTTTAAACAGACTTCTCATTCTGTCTTTCCAAATGCAACTTTGGGGCTTGCTGCTGTGGTTAAGGGCTGTGGAAGTTGTAAGCATTCAGCAGTTATTCCCAGCAGGCTTCAGATCAGGTCTAGCTTTGGCCAAGTAGAAGTGGGATAGAAGAACATTTGCACACACCCCCAGACAGGCAAGAAGGTGTGAATAGGACCTGGTGTTCATCCAGGAAACCCTGcttccaaacccaaaccaaatacaAATAAAATTCAGTTCCTCCGATCCTAAGTGCTCTGTTTTAACAAACATTCATTGTCACACCAGGCTATGGAGAAGAAGATGAATATCTGGGTAGAGGAGGAAGTCTGGAGGATGGAGATTTATCTCTCTGTTGGAATAATTGCCCTGGGCTTGCTGTCGTTACTTGCCATCACGTCACTTCCATCTATCGCAAACTCTCTCAACTGGAGGGAATTCAGTTTCATCCAGGTAAAGTTGACATTTGTTGGTGCCAAAGTGGTTCTGCAGTCAGAGTCAAGCCCTCCCACAGATGAGGGAGGGCAGATGTTGACATGCTGTCCCAGAACATCACTGCAAGGTGCACATTAGTACCAGGGGCGAAACCTGACACTCCGTACCTCCCTGTGCACCTTGGAGCTGTAGACCACTTCCCAGAAGACAAAGCCAAGTGGCAATGACAGTGGGATGTGGTGTATCCCAGGAGAGCTGTGTTGCTTTCACTCAGGGCTTGCCCAGTCTGCTGAGGGTGCTGCTGTcttgggggggaagggaaaatgtAATGTCATGAGCATCCACATGAGGATTAGCTGCAAGCTTTCCAAGGAGGGAGTCTTTAATGTCTTGGCTGAAGTTCTTTCTCACCCTGCAATTAGCAGCATTAGCTTGAGATCCTGAGAACAAAATACCCAGGACTTTGACTGCATGACACTCCCCTGCAGAGTCCTCTCCCTCCTTGCCTGGTGTCCAGGAGCAGCCCAGCCACTCACAGCTCAACACCTCCTGAAGTCACATGAGGTAGAAAAGCAGAAAGCCTTGGGGTGGTTTTGAGAGGGCAGGGATGTTCACTTCCATGAGCAAGAACCACCTTGGAGCCAGTCACATGTCAGTCATGCACAACatgtcagagctgctgcaaggagTTTGCACCAGGCTGTGGAGGGCAGGTAAGTAACCCACCAgggagggctggctgcaggacacAGACCTGCCCTTGCATTTCACAGGGAATGAGGTTATAAAATCAAAAGCGCATGAGAGGCCAGTGCAGGAGAAGGTCAGGTTTGGCAGAGCTTGAATGCCACAGATGTTCAATAGACAGGATCAAAAAAAGCTTAGGCTGGTCTGTTAAAATGCCAGAGACCAAGAAACAGAGAGCTGGGTGTAATTTCAGCAGAAGGTCCATGTATGATTCTAAAGAGTGAGTTAGGAATCTTTCTCCAAACTCATTCAATGGTTTAGGCATCTTCTTCCCGATTGTAGCAATGTCCAAGCTCCCAAGGGCCAAATTCCCTTAGTAACTTGAGTCCACTACATGGGACGTTCACAAACCCCAAACTCAGGGGATGTAACATTCTTGGAGATGCACTTAGAACCAGGCATGGGCTAACTAACAAGGATAACAGGGAATGAGCCTTCACGTATTCCCTGCACATTAGAGCCAATTTTGAGGGCAGATTCCCCTCACCATGTCACTGTCATATCCTGTAGCCCTGAAACCCCTCCTTGCCTATGTCTCCTGTGTCACTATTGCTTAGTGGGCACCCAGCTTCAAGGCCTGCAGCACTGACCTGTGTGTCACCCTCACATGGATGATCCCCTGCAGGACTCTGTACCCCTGcatctgccctgcagagcctctccaTGCATCACAGCAGTGCACACCTGACCCTTCAAAAGGGGAGGGCAGGGTCTGGGGATATGGGAGTGAATATCTGTCATCCAGCCTCTCCTGTTGAAGCTCTTCAGCAACATATAAATAATGCAGTATTTGTTAGAGCAGGAGTTGGCAACCTGCCCCACAGCTTCCCCCACAAGTGCCCCAAAGAGCTAGTCAGTTTgtattttcccttctcttcctgtgGACTAGTGAGTAATTATTTACATTGAGCAGAAAAGCCTCACCAGGAGAGCTTGACCCCAAGAAATCATCCCTCAGGGAGAAGGGAAACCTGGCTTTAAACCATTCGCTCAGAGCAGACAATGGGAGAATGTTAATTCTTGCCACCATCTCTcgcaggagggctgcagccgCCGGCACATTGGCTAATCGATCCTGCCTTAGGCATCTTGTACTAAGAGTCACAGATGAAGGGAATTATCTCCTTGCAGCCTGGAAGCAGTTTTGGAACCCCCCCTTCATTCCTCTTTGGCTGCCCAGACAGCCTGGCAGCTGTCCTGGAAGGTGCTGGCATTGTGTGATGTAATATATACATCACGGCAGGTAGTGCTGCGGTCTCCTACCAGTGCATGTCATGCTACTGTTGCTGATGCCCCTTTGGGACCCCTTCCTGCATCATTCTGAGGGTATATCAACAGCTTTTGGCTGGCCCACATGGGAACTAGCTGGCTTAGTTCATGGAAAGACAGACCTATTTCTGTCCGTGTGGGATAAAGCGTGACAGGGCAACACAAGCTCCCAGCTGATCACATGCAGCAGAGGCACGGCTGGCTTGTGCCCTGCTGTGGAAATGTCATATCAAAAGTGCAGGTTAGAAATCCCTTAGCGTGTTAGCTTCTGGTTTTGgcgttgggttggttttgttgtctgtgggttttttttcagtgaggaCTCTTAAATTATTTCCTCCTCAGTAAGTTGGTGATGCAGTCAGGAGCAGGTACAACTACTGCTGCCAGGCTCCAGAGGTTAACACTTCACCACAGCGCAGTGTGAGCCTCCCAGCATtaatgcacagcagcacagtgtaAATACAAGGGGTGAAGCACGAGGCTGATTTCTCAAATATCTGGGATGTTGAGCACTTGACCCTTTCACAGCACATCAGAGGCATCATACCTGGGAGGAGTGAAAGAGGGGAAATGCAGAGGGTAGCCAACCAGGCAGATGACTCCCAGACAATGTAGCAATTTATTGCCATCCCAGTTGAACTGGCTGGTGTGTTTGAGAGGCGCTGCACCAAAAGCTTTGTTTGAGAGAGGGCTGCAGTTTGTTGCAATTTCAAGACCACTTTAGTCCCCTCCTTACCCAGCATCCAAGTCTGACCTTTTCCAGCAGCAATGTATGCACCCGTATTAATGTCATCGGATGCTGCCACACTCTTCAAACACACATCTCTAGCCAGACAAGACAAAAATCCCTTTGGGATTGCTGCTAAGGTTTGAGGAATAAAACAGTTAATTTTTATTCCTTGAAGATGCACATTTCGATTAAATAAAGTTAAATTGGATACAGAGTTCCCCTCTATGTCCAGTTTTGATTAGCAGACCTCTAGGCAGTGGACAGCAGGAGTGATTCAAATGTAATTCAGTCTATGGGAGGCATTTTTAATGTTCCCCAGTGATTTACAAATCAGATCTAATTGGCTGAGAAGTACAAATGTGTATGGTGGCCTTTACCTTCCCATCCTGAGAAGTCCTCCTGGAATTTGAAGGTTG
It encodes the following:
- the STEAP3 gene encoding metalloreductase STEAP3, which gives rise to MSRGDMAKPLLGHGSMEGDSSGTPAAGRTVGVLGSGDFARSLTIRLVCSGFKVVVGSRNPKRKANLFPSAAEVTFQAEAVKKTDVIFVAIFREHYSTLCDLADVLAGKILVDVSNNTEINHHKESNAEYLASLFPACTVVKGFNVLSAWTLQSGARDGNKQVLLCSDNQEAKRIVAEIAQVMGFSPVDMGCMSSACEIENIPLRLLPAWKIPIFLSLGLFLCFFTYNLIRQVIHPYIREQKNKLYKIPIEVVNTTLPCVAYVMLSLVYLPGVVAACSQLYYGTKYRRFPDWLDQWLQHRKQIGLLSFFCAALHAVYSLCLPMRRSHRYQLIEMAVKQAMEKKMNIWVEEEVWRMEIYLSVGIIALGLLSLLAITSLPSIANSLNWREFSFIQSTLGFIALVISTLHTLTYGWSRAFDENQYKFYLPPTYTLTLLVPCTVIIAKVIFILPCIQQRLLRIRRGWEKGRYVKFVLPSATGEFSSGETSSNV